Proteins encoded together in one Felis catus isolate Fca126 chromosome B3, F.catus_Fca126_mat1.0, whole genome shotgun sequence window:
- the WHAMM gene encoding WASP homolog-associated protein with actin, membranes and microtubules, translating into MEDEQPDSLEGWVPVREDLFAVPERHQLRFLVAWNDAEGKFAVTCHDRTAQRRRRREGSRPEPEPAASPPSWSGLLSAAGLRGAHRQLAALWPPLERCFPPLPPELDARAGGAWGLGLGLWALVWPARAGPGDAALQELCARLERYLGEAATGCGGATVRDALFPAEGGAADCESPRNFRERALRARWAAAGARLCQVLQEHDKAHTMVALMKVYREEDEGYQELVTVATMFFQYLLQPFRDMREVATLCKLDILKSLNEDDLGPKRIVALQKEAKEWSRRAEEAVVSIQDITVNYFKETVKALAGMQKQMEQDEKRFGQAAWATAAPRLEKLKLMLAQETLQLMRAKELCLNHKRAEIQGKMEDLPEQEKNTDVVDELEIQYYEVQLELYEVKFEILKYEEILLITQLDSIKRLIRDKEGEVVYYDPCESAEELEAVACVAGLPGDEDLEAAELRRQHQRLERKRGRICARRACLRNRRDQCKENHRLRLQLAAESMKHFHQHHSIQMKRDKIREEEQKKKEWINQERKKTLQRLRAFKERRPGGSAATSPCSGAAALHLPAGLAPQTAASPGETPDGSDAKTREDRDCSGNTDQSSVPAGDQTRSKSSEELSPPLPPPPPPPPPPSPPPPPPPPPLPGPYADRQNLALRTPGTEEPLPLRGEPPAVSARHCAAVAGPRGPGSMDEVLASLRSRRTPLQRTEVTASPPPRASFNEQLLAAIRQGVKLRKVHSGLDLSPSSKPTSDLETSIKAALQRIKRVSADSEEEDGDEPSPGSEWDR; encoded by the exons ATGGAGGACGAGCAGCCCGACAGCTTGGAGGGCTGGGTGCCGGTCCGCGAGGACCTCTTCGCCGTGCCCGAGCGGCACCAGCTGCGCTTCCTCGTGGCCTGGAACGACGCGGAGGGCAAGTTCGCGGTGACCTGTCACGACCGCACGgcgcagcggcggcggcggcgcgagGGGAGCCGGCCCGAGCCCGAGCCCGCCGCGTCCCCCCCCAGCTGGTCGGGCCTGCTGTCGGCCGCCGGGCTCCGCGGCGCGCACCGGCAGCTGGCGGCGCTGTGGCCGCCGCTGGAGCGCTGCTTCCCGCCGCTGCCGCCCGAGCTGGACGCGCGCGCCggcggggcctggggcctggggctcgGCCTGTGGGCGCTGGTGTGGCCGGCGCGCGCGGGCCCCGGCGACGCGGCGCTGCAGGAGCTGTGCGCGCGGCTGGAGCGCTACCTGGGCGAGGCGGCCACCGGCTGCGGCGGCGCGACGGTGCGCGACGCGCTCTTCCCGGCGGAGGGCGGCGCGGCCGACTGCGAGAGTCCGCGCAACTTCCGGGAGCGGGCCCTGCGCGCGCGGTGGGCCGCGGCGGGCGCGCGGCTGTGCCAG GTTCTTCAGGAGCATGATAAAGCCCACACCATGGTGGCATTAATGAAAGTCTATCGAGAGGAAGATGAAGGCTACCAGGAATTAGTTACGGTGGCAACCATGTTCTTCCAGTATTTGCTGCAGCCGTTTAGGGATATGAGAGAAGTTGCAACCTTATGTAAGCTTGatattttg AAATCCTTGAATGAGGATGATCTGGGTCCTAAAAGGATAGTGGCCTTGCAGAAGGAAGCCAAAGAATGGAGCAGAAGGGCTGAAGAAGCTGTCGTCTCTATTCAGGACATCAcagtgaattattttaaagaaacagtaaaagCGCTAGCAG GAATGCAGAAACAAATGGAACAGGATGAGAAGAGGTTTGGCCAAGCTGCCTGGGCCACGGCAGCTCCCAGGTTAGAAAAACTCAAGTTGATGTTGGCCCAAGAGACCCTGCAGCTCATGAGGGCCAAGGAGTTGTGTTTAAATCACAAAAGAGCTGAAATTCAGGGAAAG ATGGAAGATCTtccagaacaagaaaaaaatacggACGTTGTCGATGAATTAGAAATACAGTATTATGAAGTCCAATTAGAACTGTATGAGGTTAAATTCgagatattaaaatatgaagaaatactgCTTATTACACAGTTGGACTCAATTAAAAGGCTTATAAGAG ATAAAGAGGGGGAAGTTGTCTATTACGACCCATGTGAGAGTGCAGAGGAACTTGAGGCCGTGGCTTGTGTGGCGGGGCTGCCTGGCGACGAGGACCTGGAGGCGGCAGAGCTGAGGCGGCAGCACCAGCGCCTGGAGCGCAAGCGGGGCAGGATCTGCGCCCGGAGGGCCTGTCTCAGGAACAGACGG GATCAGTGCAAAGAGAATCATCGGCTCCGACTACAACTGGCTGCAGAAAGTATGAAACACTTTCATCAGCATCACAGTATCCAGATG aaaagagaCAAGATAAGAGAagaggagcaaaagaaaaaagaatggataaaccAGGAACGCAAGAAGACACTCCAACGATTGAGAGCATTTAAAGAG AGGCGCCCGGGCGGGTCTGCAGCAACGTCGCCGTGCTCGGGGGCTGCGGCCCTGCACCTGCCAGCTGGGCTCGCCCCGCAGACGGCTGCATCCCCAGGGGAGACACCTGATGGCAGCGATGCGAAAACCCGCGAGGATCGGGACTGTTCTGGAAATACCGACCAGAGCTCTGTTCCAGCTGGTGACCAAACACGCTCCAAATCCAGTGAGGAACTGtcgccgccgctgccgccaccaccaccaccaccaccaccaccatcaccaccaccgccgccgccaccgccgcccctCCCTGGTCCGTACGCAGATCGCCAGAACTTGGCCCTGAGGACTCCGGGGACAGAGGAGCCGCTTCCCCTGCGGGGCGAACCGCCTGCCGTGAGCGCGCGCCACTGCGCAGCCGTAGCCGGTCCCCGAGGCCCAG GATCTATGGACGAAGTGCTGGCCTCCTTAAGGAGCCGCAGGACCCCTCTGCAGAGAACGGAGGTGACCGcctcgccccctccccgcgccTCGTTCAACGAGCAACTTCTGGCTGCCATAAGGCAGGGGGTCAAACTGAGGAAAGTTCACTCCGGCCTCGACCTGAGCCCCAGCAGCAAACCAACCAGTGACCTGGAGACAAGTATCAAGGCGGCACTCCAGAGAATCAAGAGAGTGTCTGCTGACTCGGAGGAGGAGGACGGTGACGAGCCGAGCCCCGGCAGCGAGTGGGACCGCTGA